Proteins found in one Rhodovulum sp. MB263 genomic segment:
- a CDS encoding 2-hydroxychromene-2-carboxylate isomerase: MAHIDYYFTVISPYVYLAGNRLEEIAARHGATLTYKPVDIITLFSRTGGTPLPQRSDARKAYRLQELRRQSAKAELKLSLAPAHFPTNPAPAAYAIIAAQAAGGGDLGQLVHALARACWAEDRDLAQDEVIRDCLQAAGFDPGLADRGLLAGAETYAANLEEATARGVFGSPFYITDDDERFWGQDRLDDLDLHLAGKL; the protein is encoded by the coding sequence ATGGCCCATATCGACTATTACTTCACTGTGATCTCGCCATACGTGTATCTGGCAGGCAACCGGCTGGAAGAGATCGCGGCCCGCCATGGCGCGACACTCACCTACAAGCCCGTTGATATAATAACGCTTTTTTCCCGTACCGGCGGCACGCCCCTGCCCCAGAGGTCCGACGCGCGCAAAGCCTACAGATTGCAGGAGCTGCGCCGGCAATCGGCGAAAGCCGAGTTGAAACTGTCCCTCGCGCCCGCGCATTTTCCCACCAATCCGGCGCCCGCCGCCTATGCCATCATTGCCGCGCAGGCAGCCGGTGGCGGCGATCTCGGGCAATTGGTTCATGCGCTGGCGCGCGCCTGCTGGGCCGAGGACCGCGACCTGGCCCAGGACGAGGTCATTCGCGACTGCCTGCAGGCGGCGGGGTTCGATCCGGGGCTTGCCGACCGGGGGCTGCTGGCAGGGGCCGAGACCTATGCCGCCAATCTGGAAGAAGCGACCGCCCGGGGTGTCTTCGGCTCGCCCTTCTACATCACCGATGACGACGAGCGGTTCTGGGGCCAGGACCGGCTCGACGATCTCGACCTGCATCTCGCGGGAAAGCTCTAG
- a CDS encoding ribose-phosphate pyrophosphokinase, with translation MHNIHEPKLISGNANRPLASAIARRMSMHRGINVDLVDARVERFNDQEIFVEVYENVRGEDMFVIQPTSNPANDNLMELMIMADALRRSSAARITAVIPYFGYARQDRRTKARTPISAKLVANLLTESGIERVLTMDLHAAQIQGFFDIPVDNLYASPIFALDIAHEFNGLAPQTTVVSPDVGGVTRARELAQRIGSGLAIVDKRRVRPGEVAEMTVIGDVEGQICFIVDDICDTAGTLCKAADKLIEAGAKEVHAYITHGVLSGPAVERIRNSQLKSVVVTDSIQPTEAVLATPNIRIVPTAPLFAQAIMNIWQGTSVSSLFEHATLAPIYEGLYAPGRV, from the coding sequence ATGCACAATATTCACGAACCGAAACTGATTTCGGGCAACGCCAACCGTCCGCTTGCCTCTGCCATTGCCCGGCGGATGTCGATGCATCGGGGCATCAATGTCGACCTGGTCGACGCCCGGGTCGAACGGTTCAACGACCAGGAGATCTTCGTCGAGGTCTACGAGAATGTCCGCGGCGAGGACATGTTCGTGATCCAGCCGACCTCGAACCCGGCCAATGACAACCTGATGGAACTGATGATCATGGCCGATGCGCTGCGCCGCTCCTCGGCCGCGCGGATCACTGCCGTGATCCCCTATTTCGGCTATGCCCGTCAGGACCGTCGCACCAAGGCCCGCACGCCGATCAGCGCCAAGCTGGTCGCGAACCTGCTCACCGAATCCGGCATCGAGCGGGTGCTGACGATGGATCTGCACGCTGCCCAGATCCAGGGCTTCTTCGACATCCCGGTCGACAACCTCTATGCCTCGCCGATCTTCGCGCTCGACATCGCGCATGAATTCAACGGGCTCGCCCCCCAGACGACCGTGGTTTCGCCCGATGTGGGCGGCGTGACCCGCGCCCGCGAACTGGCGCAGCGGATCGGGTCGGGGCTGGCCATCGTCGACAAGCGCCGGGTGCGCCCGGGCGAGGTGGCCGAGATGACCGTGATCGGCGATGTCGAGGGGCAGATCTGCTTCATCGTCGACGACATCTGCGACACCGCCGGGACGCTCTGCAAGGCTGCCGACAAGCTGATCGAGGCCGGCGCCAAGGAGGTGCATGCCTATATCACCCATGGCGTGCTGTCCGGCCCCGCGGTCGAACGCATCCGCAATTCGCAGCTGAAATCGGTGGTGGTGACCGATTCGATCCAGCCGACCGAGGCCGTCCTTGCCACGCCCAATATCCGCATCGTGCCGACCGCGCCGCTGTTCGCGCAGGCGATCATGAACATCTGGCAAGGCACCAGCGTCTCCTCGCTCTTCGAGCACGCGACGCTGGCCCCGATCTATGAGGGCCTCTACGCCCCGGGCCGCGTCTGA
- a CDS encoding cation:proton antiporter, with protein MDSFLLPALICLAAAVIAVPLAARLGLGSVLGYLAAGIAIGPSLALLDAEVEDIRHVAEFGVVLMLFLIGLELEPRTLWRMRTRLVGLGGLQVTLTTLAIMAAAIPALGLDWRPALAVGLVFALSSTAIVLQTLSEKGLMPTNGGRASFSVLLAQDIAVIPMLVALPLLVAAPKARIAPDGSVIRPAIEAAPHGGSFSLVAGLPAWGVALVTLGAVAAVILAGHYLIRPVFRFVNMAHLREMYTALALLLVIGIAVLMGMVGLSPALGTFLAGVVLADSEFRHDLESNIEPFKGLLLGLFFITVGAGIDFKVLLADPAGIFALALGVMVVKGLVLAVLGRLFGLKGRDRWLFTLGLAQAGEFGFVLLGLAVQQDVLSQRLTQTLLLVIALTMLMTPLFFFVYEMLSKRFAVAGIGTDRAPDRIDERNPILIAGIGRFGQVVQRMLQMSGYPATMLDDDLPTINLMRKFGIKGFFGNPTRPETLMAAGLGTARVFVVALDDPAATTRVVRYARGVRPDLTIIARARDRAHVYELYRAGADKIVRELFDSSLRVARYSLEAMGLSATESRERESAYYDFDRRMVRELADLWKPGVPAERNEPYLRRARELNGELDTALLSRRARRRAAEEATAEGIATEKAAAEGAAAEAAAESRD; from the coding sequence ATGGACAGCTTTCTGCTTCCCGCCCTGATCTGCCTTGCCGCAGCGGTGATCGCCGTTCCCCTCGCCGCGCGGCTAGGGCTCGGATCGGTTCTGGGCTATCTCGCGGCCGGCATCGCCATCGGCCCGTCGCTCGCCCTTCTCGATGCCGAAGTCGAGGACATCCGCCATGTCGCCGAATTCGGCGTGGTGCTGATGCTGTTCCTGATCGGCCTCGAGCTAGAGCCGAGAACGCTCTGGCGGATGCGCACCCGGCTGGTCGGGCTGGGCGGCCTTCAGGTGACGCTGACCACGCTGGCGATCATGGCCGCCGCGATCCCGGCGCTGGGGCTCGACTGGCGTCCGGCGCTGGCGGTGGGGCTGGTCTTCGCCCTGTCCTCGACCGCGATCGTGCTTCAGACCCTGTCCGAGAAGGGTCTGATGCCCACCAATGGCGGGCGGGCGAGCTTTTCGGTGCTGCTGGCGCAGGATATCGCGGTGATCCCGATGCTGGTGGCGCTGCCCTTGCTGGTCGCGGCGCCGAAGGCCAGGATCGCGCCCGACGGCTCGGTGATACGCCCGGCGATCGAGGCCGCACCGCATGGCGGCAGCTTCTCGCTGGTGGCGGGCCTGCCCGCCTGGGGCGTGGCGCTGGTGACGCTGGGCGCGGTGGCGGCGGTGATCCTCGCCGGGCATTACCTGATCCGTCCGGTCTTCCGCTTCGTCAACATGGCGCATCTGCGCGAGATGTATACCGCGCTGGCGCTGCTTCTGGTGATCGGCATCGCGGTCCTGATGGGGATGGTCGGGCTCTCGCCCGCGCTTGGCACCTTCCTCGCGGGCGTGGTGCTGGCCGATTCCGAATTCCGCCACGATCTGGAAAGCAATATCGAGCCGTTCAAGGGCCTGTTGCTGGGGTTGTTTTTCATCACCGTGGGCGCGGGCATCGACTTCAAGGTGCTGCTGGCCGACCCGGCCGGGATCTTCGCGCTGGCGCTTGGGGTGATGGTCGTCAAGGGGCTGGTGCTGGCGGTGCTGGGCCGGCTCTTCGGGCTGAAGGGGCGCGACCGCTGGCTGTTCACCCTGGGCCTGGCCCAGGCCGGTGAATTCGGCTTCGTGCTCCTCGGGCTTGCCGTCCAGCAGGACGTGCTGTCCCAGCGCCTGACCCAGACGCTCCTGCTGGTGATCGCGCTGACCATGCTGATGACGCCGCTTTTCTTCTTCGTCTACGAGATGCTGTCGAAGCGCTTCGCGGTGGCCGGGATCGGGACCGACCGCGCCCCCGACCGGATCGACGAGCGCAACCCGATCCTGATCGCCGGGATCGGCCGGTTCGGACAGGTGGTGCAGCGCATGCTGCAGATGTCGGGCTATCCCGCGACCATGCTCGACGACGACCTCCCCACCATCAACCTGATGCGCAAATTCGGCATCAAGGGCTTCTTCGGCAACCCGACCCGGCCCGAGACGCTGATGGCCGCGGGGCTGGGCACGGCGCGGGTCTTCGTGGTGGCCCTCGACGATCCGGCGGCCACGACGCGGGTGGTGCGCTATGCCCGGGGGGTGCGGCCCGATCTGACCATCATCGCCCGCGCCCGCGACCGCGCCCATGTCTACGAGCTTTACCGCGCCGGGGCCGACAAGATCGTGCGCGAACTGTTCGACAGCTCGCTCCGCGTCGCGCGCTATTCGCTCGAGGCGATGGGGCTGAGCGCGACCGAATCCCGCGAGCGCGAGAGCGCCTATTACGATTTCGACCGCCGGATGGTGCGCGAGCTGGCCGATCTGTGGAAACCGGGCGTGCCGGCCGAACGCAACGAGCCCTATCTGCGCCGCGCCCGCGAGCTGAATGGCGAGCTCGACACCGCGCTGCTGTCGCGGCGGGCAAGACGGCGCGCGGCAGAAGAGGCGACCGCAGAGGGGATTGCGACGGAGAAGGCGGCAGCCGAAGGGGCTGCTGCAGAGGCGGCGGCCGAATCCCGGGACTGA
- a CDS encoding SIMPL domain-containing protein, whose translation MRLVPLAPLALVVSALVAPIAADAAPELSVTGTGTATATPDMATLRLGVGHEADTAAEAMALVSDDLGRVMAELQAAGIEARDIQTSGLNLSPVWGDRADGKRPRITGYSAANGVTVRVRELDGLGPLLDTVIGTGANTLDGLSFGLQEPGPVLDEARRAAVAEARRKAELFASASGQSLGSLVSIVEQGASQPMPMRMKMSFESMADSMPMAEGELALDATVTMVFELGDAAE comes from the coding sequence ATGCGTCTTGTCCCTCTTGCCCCGCTTGCCCTTGTCGTTTCGGCGCTGGTCGCGCCGATCGCGGCCGATGCCGCCCCCGAACTGAGCGTCACCGGAACCGGCACCGCGACCGCAACGCCCGACATGGCGACGCTGAGGCTGGGCGTCGGTCATGAGGCCGACACCGCGGCCGAGGCCATGGCCCTGGTTTCGGACGATCTCGGCCGGGTGATGGCCGAATTGCAGGCCGCGGGTATCGAGGCGCGCGACATCCAGACATCGGGGCTGAACCTGTCGCCGGTCTGGGGCGACCGCGCGGATGGCAAGCGTCCCCGGATCACCGGCTACAGTGCCGCCAACGGGGTGACCGTGAGAGTGCGGGAACTGGACGGGCTCGGGCCGTTGCTCGACACGGTGATCGGGACCGGCGCCAACACGCTCGACGGTCTGAGCTTCGGCCTGCAGGAACCCGGACCGGTCCTGGACGAGGCGCGTCGGGCCGCGGTGGCCGAGGCACGGCGCAAGGCAGAGCTGTTCGCCTCCGCCTCGGGGCAGAGCCTCGGCTCGCTGGTCTCGATCGTCGAGCAGGGGGCGAGCCAGCCGATGCCGATGCGGATGAAGATGTCGTTTGAATCCATGGCCGACTCTATGCCGATGGCCGAGGGCGAGCTTGCACTCGATGCGACGGTGACGATGGTCTTCGAACTCGGCGACGCGGCCGAGTAA
- a CDS encoding O-acetylhomoserine aminocarboxypropyltransferase/cysteine synthase family protein has product MSEDRPYGFDTLQIHAGAKPDPATGARQVPIYQTTSYVFRNAEHAAALFGLKEVGFIYSRLTNPTVQVLAERVAALEGGAGAVCCSSGHAAQIMALFPLMAPGRNVVASTRLYGGTVTQFSQTIRRFGWSARFVDFDDLDAVAAAIDDDTRAVFCESVANPGGYVTDLDAISKIADAAGLPLIVDNTSATPYLCRPIEHGATLVVHSATKYLTGNGTVTGGVVVDSGKFDWSASDKFPSLSEPEPAYHGLNFHATFGPAAFTFHSIAVGLRDLGMTMNPQGAHYTLMGIETLSLRMERHCANAVRVAGWLEAHPKVARVTYAGLPSSPYAERAKRICPKGTGGLFTFALKDGYDACVRFVDAVQLFSHVANLGDTRSLVIHSASTTHAQLTEEQQIAAGANPDVVRVSIGIEDADDLIADLEQALAQI; this is encoded by the coding sequence ATGAGCGAAGACCGTCCGTACGGGTTCGATACGTTGCAGATCCATGCCGGGGCCAAGCCCGACCCGGCCACCGGCGCCCGCCAGGTGCCGATCTACCAGACCACCTCCTATGTCTTCCGCAACGCCGAGCATGCGGCGGCGCTGTTCGGGCTTAAGGAAGTGGGCTTCATCTATTCGCGGCTGACCAACCCGACCGTGCAGGTTCTGGCCGAGCGGGTGGCGGCGCTGGAAGGCGGCGCGGGCGCGGTCTGCTGTTCCTCGGGCCATGCGGCGCAGATCATGGCGCTCTTCCCGCTGATGGCGCCGGGCCGCAACGTGGTCGCCTCGACCCGGCTTTACGGCGGCACGGTCACCCAGTTCAGCCAGACCATCAGGCGCTTCGGCTGGTCGGCCAGGTTCGTCGATTTCGACGATCTCGACGCGGTCGCGGCTGCCATCGACGACGATACCCGCGCGGTGTTCTGCGAGTCGGTCGCCAATCCGGGCGGCTATGTCACCGATCTCGACGCGATCTCGAAGATCGCGGACGCGGCCGGGCTGCCGCTGATCGTCGACAACACCTCGGCCACGCCCTATCTCTGCCGCCCGATCGAGCATGGTGCGACGCTGGTCGTGCATTCTGCCACCAAGTATCTGACCGGCAACGGCACGGTGACTGGGGGCGTGGTGGTCGATTCCGGCAAGTTCGACTGGTCGGCGAGCGACAAGTTCCCCTCGCTCTCCGAGCCCGAGCCCGCCTATCACGGGCTGAATTTCCACGCGACCTTCGGGCCCGCCGCCTTCACCTTCCATTCGATCGCCGTGGGGCTGCGCGATCTCGGGATGACGATGAACCCGCAGGGCGCCCATTACACGCTGATGGGGATCGAGACCCTCAGCCTGCGGATGGAGCGTCACTGCGCCAATGCGGTCAGGGTCGCAGGCTGGCTCGAGGCCCATCCCAAGGTGGCCCGCGTCACCTATGCCGGGCTGCCCTCCTCGCCCTATGCCGAGCGTGCGAAACGGATCTGCCCCAAGGGCACCGGCGGGCTGTTCACCTTCGCGCTGAAGGACGGCTATGACGCCTGCGTCAGGTTCGTCGATGCGGTGCAGCTGTTCAGCCATGTGGCGAACCTGGGCGATACCCGGTCGCTGGTGATCCATTCGGCCTCGACCACCCATGCCCAGCTGACCGAAGAGCAGCAGATCGCCGCGGGCGCCAATCCCGATGTGGTGCGGGTGTCGATCGGGATCGAGGATGCCGATGACCTGATCGCCGATCTCGAGCAGGCTCTGGCGCAGATCTGA
- a CDS encoding bifunctional sulfate adenylyltransferase/adenylylsulfate kinase → MSISNLAPIPELYVSHESAQKLKAEAGELPSWDLTARQICDLELLMNGGFNPLKGFLSQADYDSVVERMRLEDGTLWPMPITLDVSTEFADGLEIGQDIALRDMEGVILGTMTVTDRWEPDKHREAEKVFGADDIAHPAVNYLHHTAGRIYLGGPVTGIQPPVHYDFRARRDTPNELRAYFRKLGWRRIVAFQTRNPLHRAHQELTFRAAREAQANLLIHPVVGMTKPGDVDHFTRVRCYEAVLDKYPQSTTTMSLLNLAMRMAGPREAVWHGLIRKNHGCTHFIVGRDHAGPGKNSAGEDFYGPYDAQELFKEYEDEIGLEMVPFKHMVFVQERAQYEPADEIEEGVTVLNISGTELRRRLAEGLEIPEWFSFPEVVSELRRTRPPRAKQGFTVFFTGLSGSGKSTIANALMVKLMEMGGRPVTLLDGDVVRKHLSSELGFSKEHRDINIRRIGYVASEITKNGGIAICAPIAPYSATRRAVREMIEAYGAFCEVHVATPLEECEKRDRKGLYKLAREGKIKEFTGISDPYEAPADPEVAVDTTGIDVDNCAQQVILKLEQMGLIAGR, encoded by the coding sequence ATGTCGATTTCAAACCTCGCCCCGATCCCCGAACTGTACGTTTCCCACGAGAGTGCCCAGAAGCTGAAGGCGGAGGCCGGGGAGCTTCCGAGCTGGGATCTGACGGCACGGCAGATCTGCGATCTCGAACTCCTGATGAATGGCGGGTTCAACCCGCTGAAGGGCTTCCTGAGCCAGGCCGACTATGACAGCGTCGTGGAACGGATGCGTCTGGAGGACGGCACACTCTGGCCGATGCCGATCACCCTGGATGTCTCGACCGAGTTTGCCGACGGGCTGGAAATCGGCCAGGACATCGCCCTGCGCGACATGGAGGGGGTGATCCTCGGCACGATGACGGTCACCGACCGCTGGGAGCCCGACAAGCATCGCGAGGCCGAGAAGGTGTTCGGCGCCGACGACATCGCCCACCCGGCGGTGAACTATCTGCATCACACCGCGGGCCGGATCTATCTGGGCGGGCCGGTCACCGGAATCCAGCCGCCCGTGCATTACGATTTCCGCGCCCGCCGCGACACCCCGAACGAACTGCGCGCCTATTTCCGCAAGCTGGGCTGGCGCCGGATCGTGGCGTTCCAGACCCGCAACCCGCTGCACCGCGCGCATCAGGAACTGACCTTCCGCGCCGCCCGCGAGGCCCAGGCGAACCTCCTGATCCATCCGGTCGTGGGCATGACCAAACCGGGCGATGTCGATCACTTCACCCGGGTGCGCTGCTACGAGGCGGTGCTGGACAAGTACCCGCAATCGACCACCACGATGAGCCTTCTTAACCTCGCGATGCGGATGGCGGGCCCGCGCGAGGCGGTCTGGCACGGGCTGATCCGCAAGAACCACGGCTGCACCCATTTCATCGTCGGCCGCGACCATGCCGGCCCCGGCAAGAACTCGGCCGGCGAAGATTTCTACGGCCCCTATGACGCGCAGGAGCTGTTCAAGGAATACGAAGACGAGATCGGCCTCGAGATGGTGCCGTTCAAGCACATGGTCTTCGTCCAGGAGCGCGCCCAGTACGAGCCCGCCGACGAGATCGAAGAGGGCGTGACCGTTCTGAACATCTCGGGCACCGAGCTGCGCCGTCGCCTGGCCGAGGGGCTGGAGATCCCGGAATGGTTCTCCTTCCCCGAAGTGGTCTCCGAGCTGCGCCGGACCCGTCCGCCGCGGGCGAAACAGGGGTTCACCGTCTTCTTCACCGGGCTTTCGGGCTCGGGCAAGTCGACCATCGCCAATGCGCTCATGGTCAAGCTGATGGAGATGGGCGGGCGTCCGGTGACGCTTCTGGATGGCGACGTGGTGCGCAAGCATCTGTCTTCCGAGCTGGGCTTCTCGAAGGAGCATCGTGACATCAACATCCGCCGGATCGGCTATGTCGCCTCCGAGATCACCAAGAATGGCGGCATCGCTATCTGTGCGCCGATCGCGCCCTATTCGGCGACGAGACGGGCGGTGCGCGAGATGATCGAGGCCTATGGCGCCTTCTGCGAGGTGCATGTGGCCACGCCGCTGGAGGAATGCGAGAAGCGCGACCGCAAGGGGCTCTACAAGCTTGCCCGCGAAGGCAAGATCAAGGAATTCACCGGGATCTCGGACCCCTATGAGGCCCCGGCGGATCCCGAGGTCGCGGTCGACACGACCGGCATCGACGTCGACAACTGCGCCCAGCAGGTGATCCTCAAGCTCGAACAGATGGGCCTGATCGCCGGCCGCTGA
- a CDS encoding RES family NAD+ phosphorylase, whose product MIAFRGLVWRLIAAERAEAPCAPVSSPEGRFHHSGEAVLYASLTPEGAGVAIARYLTPDAPARALVPLAVAADRIVDLRALPDPTRASVVWQDLRSAGAPSPTWAFSDAARRDGAQGMLYPSRSRPDLTHLVLFDPAPPLVRAAGPARAWP is encoded by the coding sequence ATGATCGCCTTTCGGGGCCTCGTCTGGCGGCTGATCGCGGCCGAGCGGGCGGAGGCACCCTGCGCCCCCGTCTCAAGCCCCGAGGGCCGGTTTCATCATTCCGGCGAGGCCGTGCTTTATGCCTCGCTCACGCCCGAGGGCGCGGGCGTGGCCATCGCCCGCTACCTGACACCGGACGCCCCGGCGCGGGCGCTGGTCCCGCTTGCGGTCGCGGCCGACCGGATCGTCGATCTGCGCGCCCTGCCCGACCCCACCCGCGCCTCGGTCGTCTGGCAGGATCTGCGCAGCGCCGGGGCGCCCTCTCCGACCTGGGCGTTTTCCGATGCCGCGCGGCGGGACGGCGCCCAGGGGATGCTTTACCCCTCGCGCAGCCGCCCCGACCTGACCCATCTGGTGCTGTTTGACCCGGCTCCGCCGCTCGTGCGCGCTGCGGGCCCGGCACGGGCCTGGCCCTGA
- the trxB gene encoding thioredoxin-disulfide reductase has protein sequence MTEKRHVRVLIIGSGPAGYTAAVYAARAMLEPALIQGIQPGGQLTITTEVENWPGETEIQGPDLMVKMEAHARAMGAEIVSDYISRLDLSKRPFTAFADSGTTYTCDALILATGAQAKWLGLPSEEKFKGFGVSACATCDGFFYRGQEVAVIGGGNAAVEEALFLTRFASKVTLIHRRGELRAEKVLQKRLFANPKVEVLWNHALDEVTGTDAPLGVEGIRVRHVETGETREIACKGVFIAIGHAPASELVSDQLETHMGGYVVTAPDSTATSIPGVFAAGDLTDHKYRQAVTSAGMGCMAALEVERFLAEAGLDEGKETSLPLGYGAEVPQDA, from the coding sequence GTGACCGAGAAACGACATGTCCGCGTGCTGATCATCGGGTCGGGCCCGGCGGGCTATACCGCTGCCGTCTATGCCGCGCGCGCGATGCTGGAGCCGGCTCTGATCCAGGGCATCCAGCCCGGCGGCCAGCTCACCATCACCACCGAGGTCGAGAACTGGCCCGGCGAGACCGAGATCCAGGGTCCCGATCTGATGGTCAAGATGGAGGCCCATGCCCGCGCCATGGGGGCCGAGATCGTCTCGGACTACATCTCGCGGCTCGACCTGTCGAAACGGCCCTTCACCGCCTTTGCCGACAGCGGCACCACCTATACCTGCGACGCGCTGATCCTCGCGACCGGCGCCCAGGCGAAATGGCTGGGCCTGCCCTCGGAAGAGAAGTTCAAGGGCTTCGGCGTCTCGGCCTGCGCCACCTGCGACGGCTTCTTCTATCGCGGGCAGGAGGTCGCGGTGATCGGCGGCGGCAATGCAGCCGTGGAAGAGGCGCTTTTCCTGACCCGCTTCGCCTCGAAGGTGACGCTGATCCACCGCCGGGGCGAGCTGCGCGCCGAGAAGGTGCTGCAGAAGCGGCTGTTTGCCAATCCAAAGGTCGAGGTGCTGTGGAACCACGCGCTTGACGAGGTGACGGGCACCGACGCCCCGCTGGGCGTCGAGGGCATCCGGGTCCGCCATGTCGAGACCGGCGAGACCCGCGAGATCGCCTGCAAGGGGGTCTTCATCGCCATCGGCCATGCGCCTGCCTCGGAACTGGTCAGCGACCAGCTCGAGACCCATATGGGCGGCTATGTCGTGACCGCGCCCGATTCCACCGCGACCTCGATCCCCGGCGTCTTCGCCGCGGGCGACCTTACCGACCACAAGTACCGCCAGGCGGTGACCTCGGCCGGCATGGGCTGCATGGCCGCGTTGGAGGTCGAGCGTTTCCTGGCCGAGGCCGGGCTCGACGAGGGCAAGGAGACAAGCCTGCCGCTGGGCTACGGGGCCGAAGTTCCGCAAGACGCATGA
- a CDS encoding transposase, whose product MGCRGGADNRWFVDAGLWLARTGAPWRDLPPAFGKFKGTQARGRRWAMAEGAHFQ is encoded by the coding sequence ATGGGCTGCCGAGGCGGCGCCGACAATCGATGGTTTGTAGATGCAGGGCTGTGGCTGGCGCGGACGGGCGCGCCTTGGCGGGATCTGCCACCCGCCTTCGGCAAGTTTAAGGGAACGCAGGCGCGGGGCCGCAGATGGGCGATGGCGGAGGGAGCGCATTTTCAATGA